In Aethina tumida isolate Nest 87 chromosome 2, icAetTumi1.1, whole genome shotgun sequence, the DNA window ATGACGAACGAGTTAATGGGAATTCGGTGCAGTTACACTATATGGCCCAGCATTCACAACCATGTAagtaattatgaaaatgtatCAGTATTTTTAGTACTTTCAGCAATTatcattaagtatttaaatatgttaaaatctttACAGCTGTTCAGGTGTTTACAAGGGTGGACTCCAGGAGTACAAGCCCCATACTGTTTAATCAAGATGATGACACCATAAACCGAAACATGGATCATCCCAGATTATCCAGCGATGAAGAGAACTTGGAAACTTTGGGCAGAAAAGTGTCCGAAATGAGAATAAGCACGTTATTCTCTTCGGAAAATGGTAATCTCACTGACGATTTGGGTGAAATTATCCGGAAGAAGGCCAGCTGTGACACAAGAGATAGCACAGAAGACGCTGCCAATGATAGCTTCACTGATGAAGAGGGAGAAATTTGTAATCATTCATTGAGAAGACGAAGGTGAGACATTTAAAGATACTCTCAATACCTAACTAACTTTTTCAATTATCCTTAATAGTAAGCAAGGAAAAGAAAATGTTGTTAAGCAAaggtaattaatgaataacacCCATGTATTTGCACATTTGATCACACATTATGACAAACTGCACACATTGATTGTAATGTATTTCTTcagtacatattatttaatatttttagcgtTGCTCGACGGCCCATATACCCTGGACGTCGCCCCAACAGATACAAATTCAACCACCATTATCAAAGAGAACAACAGAACGCCTCGGACGAAGGCAACACATCAGAATACTCAGTCTCTCCCTCCAGCAAAAGCTCCACTCTGGAATCGAATCCTGAAAGGATACGACTACCGAATATCTCCCTGAAACGACCCAATCTCTCTGACGGTTCATCGGAAAGCGAGTCCGAGGAGAACATGACCATCGTCACTCAATTGTCTTTTAGGAATAAAACAGAGAATGCAGTCTGAATTGcgatttagtttagttttgtaaaacGTTAATTGTACATTAAATGTATGTAGGTTTTTCGAAAGAGACattaatttgcatattttccTAAACATGGAAATACATTACCTGTTAGCTTAAGCCTTTGATAGTTATAATCTCATAAGTTTTTCTTAGGGTATAAGAGAAATGTTATGAATTGAATCAATCTGATTACctttattgtacaattttctgattttattatttatacatgcatAGTTGTGCATTTTGTGCAATAAATGTATACTTACTAGTATTATGtacttaatttaacttttaacgcATATACATATAAGAACAGAAATGATTTCAGTTTCAGTCttgttattgtaataaaatttgagtcTCTTGTTTGTGACATTAAAGTGTTGTTAAATATGTCAACGCatcattcatatttttacatttgtagACTGTTTTTATACTCTATTGAAACACCTTTTTTGAAACGTATGGCCTTTGCCAGCTTTTTTGGcagtttttataattggatGACGTATTTTTATAGGACATATTATGATGAAcagtatttttagatattcatTTGCTTTGAAAATAATGcacctgtataaaattatatgcgaacaaaagttaataattatcgtgatgtttgatattttaattaatttatttttttatacccatacattccattttttctattatttaaatgtgtttgaattagttatatttatttattatttacctgTTTCAAGGTAGCTAGCTACATTTAATGTTATgctatatatttaaagaagtaaagaaataaattatctgaatatatttatcaaaatttctatTGTACCGTTTTAAAcccacttaaatatttataaccaaatattatattatacattccatgtttattgttgaaattcgTCCGAACACATTTAGaccaattacattttttacgaGATTGTATAGTCCATAACCATGAAGAATgtacaaattgtttatattttttaggataTAGAAAATTGTGCTCTAATCATTTTCGCtgaaaatttgttgtaaaaagtAGAAATTACTTTGTATACTTCTTACATTCCATTTTTGGGAGTTGTCCTCTTAGTATTGTTAGGCAGATTAAGTAAGTCTGTTTGGCTTTATAATTGTCaatgaatttgaataattattgaaatatatattgtcatcaataaaatatttatttgtttcattaaataatttgctaatacttttattttttatgaaataacagtttatttaatagatatcAATAGGTTTtacatatcaaaaatatttaacaacataGATGAGTTACCAGTAGAAAGAGTCATTCCAGAAGTTAATTACGGATTTCAACATGTTATTTCCCCCATTAACAATTCTTGCACCAAATTGTTTCAATGCCTTTTTCTTTGGACTTATGATTTCATCTTCTAAATATTCCAAATAGCTTCTGttcaatttgatttcagtaacATCAAGATAGTCCtgcaaatttgaataatttctaattaatatgtcTTCACTTCCAAATTGACTGTAGGAATAAATCTCataaattattgcaaaaattaaaattaattgaccaAAATCGGAATGATTCATTAGTTTACAAGTTATACATTTAATGAAGTATTAATAGAAACTCATTGACAGGAAGTTCATTGAAAAGTGGGACTACGTCGAAACTGACCAGTCTATCTTCTACATCAAGATGTAATCCTTTCAATATCTTTACAAAATGAGGTTGGAGCAATCTATTAagatacttaattaaattaagtgttGGTGACCTAGGAGTACTAACGGTATTTCGGAGTGGTACATTATCCTTATGTATTTTGGGCAGACCATATAGGCGAGGTGGAAAAGTAAAAGTAAGATAATATATTCTAAGCAAGGGGTGGCCAAACTGTGACTCGCGAACCACATGAAGGATTGAAGGTTTGAAGGATTATTTGTGGCACTCGATAAATGTACCCGAGTTCCCTTTTCATTCCAGAATTATCAagaaaagtgaaataaatatgtttaatattttatagttatttaaattcaatacacatttttagtatttttatttgtctgttttcaataaatataatttttgtaaacaattttttggaaTACCTTTCTtgcatactttttaaatatgtatttaattgcgGTTCGcaaaaaatttggaattttgaaatataagcCATATTCTATCAAAGAGCTTGACCACCCCTGTTCGAAGTCATTTCCAATGCGACTTCTATACAGGATTCTAAAATGCACTACATCTAGTTTTGGCTATTGTTTGGAAGATGGCGCTAGTTGTactaaatttgttcaaaaaaatacAGGTTTAATTATTTGGTACATCCGCGAAATTCTGCTGTCCTACTACTCATGTGGCTCGTGCGTCTTCTTACGACGTTTAAACCCAGTAGCGCAACTACCGACACCTTCGCAAGCGCAATAAAGTAGACCACGCAgtgcataaaataatatttgagggACATTACGGTGCTACAGTACGTTGtgtttgttgtttattgacagtttttaagtttttattatgatttatgtACGATTGGTTCAGTCTCAATTCCTATGAATTAATTCATTGTTCtgtaatataatcaatatagTTGTAGTAACTGAACCAAGGTAATAACaattaaccattaattaacaaaatttggtgtaagaaatttttcttatattttgagCTAAGTAGgcaatattgtattattttcagtGTTACCTCACTGCCATTTTCTTTGTTCCTAgtaacaattaaacatttcagGTCGCACTCGTCGTCCACTTCTTTTATGACATCTTCGATAGTAATTTTTGGACACAATCGTATAGCACATCTCTTCATTTCCATGTCGATTATAAACGAAACAACGCCACGTATCTTAATTAAAGTCTCTTCTAAATCCTTTTTATTGttctacaattaattaaatgttccataaagaaaagtaaatatttgtctAATACCACCTCATTTAACTCCTTAATGAATAACAAATACATCAAATTAGTCTTGGATTTGGTGTTACGAGGTCGAGAACCGGCGCTTCTTAATATGTCATTTATTTCAACAGcctttttgtaaatatcatcatttttatttctcatCCTGGAAATTGAGGGGAAATTAAATACAACTTGGTCTGCAGTCTCCTGTATGtcttagacactttttggatggatgtgtgttcgcgtcaccgacatgcttctagtgctgtgtatatcttataagtgaaattgaacggaacattaactaattatgaacattatgaaatttcaaattttaatactttcttCATCTTACCTCACACTTACAACTTCAACAGCTTCGTATACTCCAAATGTTGAAATAAGTTCCAAATGGTAATCTTCATTGGCAATGTAATTTCCTATTATGTCCAGACATAATTTAACAATGGTCACGTTCTTCTTCTCAAGCATCATAGCtgcatataatataatttttttattctgaaatgaaatatttatcaattaatttatataattttcaaaatttcagcgccacaaataaatcttatttgaatttaaaatagtacatGCATAAAGTTCTAGATTcttgttgattaaaattagcaatttatatgtatgtatagcAACACACATTAATTGCCTCTGAATAAAACAGagatagttttaatattgaaacagATAGAAGTAGATTTATCAACTACATtggaatatttcattaaacttGTTACTACAGTTAAGTAAGATACGTAGCTAGGGGGCAaccgataaaaatttattactcctGCTACTTCTAACTTTTAATGGATGATTAACGAATATTGGTACTAACCTGTGACCAATTTTCTTTGTTGACATCAAGATTCATACTGAAATTTCTAAACAACTGCAACTGATCAATAATATCAACGTCTGTTTGGTTCATGTTGCAGGACTAAAGCTATAAACGTGGTGTAAATTAAAGACACTGCTTACAAATGTCACACTCTCACTAAATATCGTTGTGAcaattttgacattaaaaCGCAGTTGTGTAAATTAGCATATTAAATGACTCAGACTAGAAGTTACTAGCTCACTAGATGCGAACGCAGGAGATTCTCGCGTAAAAAGAGATTACGAAAAGCAATTGCTGGAATCCTAAATAAACtttgacttatttattattggaagATGGTGCAGTAATAATACCATTGCACTTGTAAACCATTTACGgtcaatatttatgtaaattaaggtccgcatatgaatatttacatgagatatttaatttatccacATTTATATGTGGGAAGCATAATTTAATCCCGATGGGGAATaacttaaatctttaattgGAAGCGGGGCAATAAAATGTACTTCTTCTGACTTATGTTATTAACTTAGCAGCTTTTGAATATCTAGATACATATATATGTGTGTATCGGCCCGTAATAAATTCAAACTTAAAccataacaataacaaatgaTTATGTTTGATTTAACGGTCTTTCCATTCAGAATCAAAATGAATCTCGATAAAAGTACATGTATATTAGGGTGGGCCAcaaattaactgaaaaattccttaattttatcatctcagttttccatttttctatttacatttcttgtgAGATATCTCAGAATTTTTTCATCACACTTACCGTTTACAAGATATCGGAGatcaaagtttgaagaatattcacattcacattcacattcacattcacattcacattcacattcacattcacattcacattcacattcaccttcacattcacattcacattcacattcacattcacattcacattcacattcacattcacattcacattcacattcacattcacattcacattcacattcacattcacattcacattcacattcacattcacattcacattcacattcacattcacattcacattcacattcacattcacatccACATTCACATTTCAATAAAcccgttaaaaattattaaatcacgaTACTAAGTTGTgataagaacaaaattatgaaaaggaaatattgttaaaaattgattagaaagatattcattttaatttcatactcATGTtcatattcacattcacattcacatcaCCTTCAGATAAacctgttaaaaaatattaaatcacgaGTTGCGataagaacaaaattttgaaaacaaaatattgtaaaaaaattgattatatatattcatattcattccatattcacattcacaatcacattcacattcatatTCACATTTAGATAAACACGATACCAAGTTGTGATGAGAACGAAATTATGAAAaggaaatattgtaaaaaatttaattagaaagatattcatattcatttcatattcatgttcacattcacattcacattcacattcacattcacattcacattcacatccGCATTCACATTGACATTTCAATAAAcccgttaaaaaatattaaatcacgaTACTAAGttgtaataagaataaaattttgaaaagaaaatattgttaagaaAGAAATTCATATTCATTCCTTATTCACATTCATAATCACATTCAAATTCACATTCAGATAAAcccgttaaaaaatattaattcactgTACTAAGTTGTgataagaacaaaattatgaaaaggaaatattgttaaaaaaatgattagaaacgtattcatattaatttcatattcacattcacatttacagtcacattcacattcacatttacATTCACATTAAccttcacattcacattcacattcacattcacattcacattcacattcacattcacattcacattcacattcacattcacattcacattcacattcacattcacattcacattcacattcacattcacattcacattcacattcacattcacattcacattcacattcacattcacattcacattcacattcacattcacattcacattcacattcacattcacattcacattcacattcacatttcaATACAcccgttaaaaaatattaaatcacgaTTCTAAGTTGTGataagaacaaaattttgaaaacaaaatattgtaaaaaaattgattatatatatattcatattcattccatattcacattcacaatcacattcacattcatatTCACATTTAGATAAAcacgttaaaaaatattaattcacgaTACCAAGTTTTgataagaacaaaattatggaaaggaaatattgttaaaaaattgcttgGAAAGATATTCATTTATCACAACTTGGTAtcgtgaattaatattttttaaagggtTTATTTGAATGTGAatatgaatgtgaatgtgaatgtaaaTGTGAGTGCGAATGTGAacgtgaatgtgaatgtgaatgtgaatgtgaatgtgaacaaaattatgaaggaaatatttttaaaaaattgattagaaacatatgcatattcatttcatattcacgttattattaacattcacATTTACagtcacattcacattcacattcacattcacattcacattcacattcacattcacattcacattcacattcacattcacattcatatACACATTCTGATAAATccgttgaaataatattagatcGCGATACTAAGTTTGTgataagaacaaaattatgaaaagagaatatttttaaaaaattgattaagaagatgttcatatttatttcatattcacattcacattcacattcacatttacagtcacattcacatttacatttaaattcacattcacattcacattcatattcacattcacattcacatttacattcacattcacattcacattcacattcacattcacattcatatTCACATTCAGATAAAcacgttaaaaaatattaattcacgaTACCAAGTTGTGATgagaacaaaattatgaaaagaaaatattgttaaaaaattgattagaaagatattcatatttatttcacatccacattcacattcacattcacattcacattcacattcacattcacattcacattcacattcacattcacattcacattcacattcacattcacattcacattcacattcacattcacattcacattcacattcacattcaaattcacattcacattcacattgacatttcaataaaaccgttaaaaaatattaaatcacgaTACTAAGTTGTGataagaacaaaattttgaaaagaaaatattgttaaaaaattgattataaatatattcatattcatttcatattcacattcacattcacattcacattcacaatcACATTGACATTCAcaatcacattcacattcacattcacattcacattcatatTCACATTCAGATAAAcacgttaaaaaatattaattcacgaTACCAAGTTGTGATtagaacaaaattatgaaaagaaaatattgttaaaaaattgattagaaagatattcatattcatttcatattcatattcacattcacattcacattcacattcacattcacattcacattcacatgataagtacaaaattatgaaaagaaaatattgttaaaaaattgattagaagggtattcatattcacattcacattcacaaaatttcaaatgttaaaaagttgaaagatattcatattcatttcacattcacattcacattcacattcacattcacaatcacattcacattcacattcacattcacattcacattcacattcacattcaaattcacattcacattcacattgaCATTTCAATAAAcccgttaaaaaatattaaatcacgatactaaaaatattgtaaaaaaattgattataaatatattcatattcattccgtattcacattcacattcacattcacaatcacaatcacattcacattcatatTCACATTCAGATAAAcacgttaaaaaatattaattcacgaTATCAAGTTGTgataagaacaaaattatgaaaaggaaatattgttaaaaatattgattagtaacatattcatattcatttcatattcacattcacattgatattcatattcacattcacattcacattcatatTCACATTCAGATAAAcacgttaaaaaatattaattcacgaTACCAAGTTGTGATAAGAACATTattatgaaaagaaaatattgttaaaaaattgattagaaagatattcacatttatttcatattaacatTCACATCTACATTCACAATCACATTCACATCACATTCAGATAAacctgttaaaaaatattaaatcacgaTTCTAAGTTGTGataagaacaaaattttgaaaacaaaatattgtaaaaaaattgattatatatatatatatattcatattcattccatattcacattcacaatcacattcacattcatatTCACATTTAGATAAAcacgttaaaaaatattaattcacgaTACCAAGTTGTGAgaagaacaaaattatgaaaaggaaatattgttaaaaaaattgattagaaacatattcatattcatttcatattcacattcacattcatattcatattcacattcatattcacattcacaCTCATATTCACATTCAGATAAacctgttaaaaaatattaaatcacgaTTCTAAGTTGTGataagaacaaaattttgaaaacaaaatattgtaaaaaatttgaatatatatattcatattcattccatattcacattcacaatcacattcacattcatattcacatttagataaatacgttaaaaaatattaattcacgaTACCAAGTTGTgataagaacaaaattatgaaaaggaaatattgttaaaaaaattattagaaacatattcatttcatattcatattcacattcatattcacattcacattcacattcacatttacattcacattcacattcacattcacattcacattcacattcacattcacattcacattcacattcacattcacattcacattcacattcacattcacattcacattcacattcacattcacattcacattcacattcacattcacattcacattcatatTCACATTCAGATAAAcacgttaaaaatattaattcacgaTACCAAGTTGTGATgagaacaaaattatgaaaagaaaatattgttaaaaaattgattagaaagatattcatatttatttcacatccacattcacattcacattcacattcacattcacattcacattcacattcacattcacattcacattcacattcacattcacattcacattcacattcacattcacattcacattcacattcacattcacattcacatttcaATACAcccgttaaaaaatattaaatcacgaTACTAAGTTGTGataagaacaaaattttgaaaagaaaatattgttaaaaaattgattataaatatattcatattcatttcatattcacattcacattcacattcacaatcACATTGACATTCAcaatcacattcacattcacattcacattcatatTCACATTCAGATAAAcacgttaaaaaatattaattcacgaTACCAAGTTGTGATtagaacaaaattatgaaaagaaaatattgttaaaaaattgattagaaaggtattcatattcacattcacacatttcaaatattgttaaaaaattgattagaaaaatattcatattcatttcacattcacattcacattcacattcacattcacattcacatgataagtacaaaattatgaaaagaaaatattgttaaaaaattgattagaaagGTATTCATATTTACTTTCACATTCacacatttcaaatattgtaaaaaaattgattagaaagatattcatattcatttcacattcacattcacattcacattcacattcacattcactttcacattcatattcacattcacattcacattcacattcagaTAAAtccgttaaaataataataaatcacgaTACTAAGTTTTGTgataagaacaaaattatgaaaagaaattattgttaaaaaattgattagaaagatattcacatttatttcatattaacatTCACATTTACATTCACAATCACATTCACATCACATTCAGATAAacctgttaaaaaatattaaatcacgaTTCTAAGTTGTGataagaacaaaattttgaaaacaaaatattgtaaaaaaattgattatatatatatatatatatatatatatatatatatatatatatatatatatatatgttagcttacgtcatcaccttcaccgatggaccgatgcgacgtgctcacatctatttagactagttttgttttataagcaaatctgaagtatttgtttacatttaatattcggggcagttcttaagaaagaaccaggcagtcaagctttagatgtcgagggttaaactacgtttgttgtaataaagcgtattattgtgaatttagtgttttaatcaaactaaaaagacagattaacagtcgctaatctatcatcagaagtgggataaaggatatcttctcgtgaattatttccggaagaaaggacctaaaaaaaatattttttttttttttgtgtttctttgtgaACGAACAGACAATAGTGAAAAACACAAACGCGCAGTGAGTCCGAACGTTGTGAACATTACCGAAAGTGCATCGGAGAGAGACTAGCAGCAAGAAAGTAACAACagattccaaaaacaaaacatggaaattttatCGACAATGGCCAACGCCCAAACTACTCAAGCAACATTGAAGATGACTGCGCAGAAGGTTTAAGTGTGGCTGCAGCGCAGTTTCGACTTGtaagatttagaaattgcatttgaggaATATAACTTGAATTTGTCAGGAATGGACGAGTGGGttacgaaataaataaaagaacaaccgaATGCCGTTTGATCTCATAAACTCTCCATCAGATTATCAGAGCGCCATCGTTAAAGCCCTTGGACCACTTAAAGACGATATTACGTTTGTTTATGTTGATGATGTGTTGTGCCCTGCTCGACCCATTCAAGAATGTCTTAAGAATTTAAGAAAGGACATTGACGcccttaaatatacaaaaatgtaactttttctaaacatctgtgaaatatttaggtgTGATCGAAAAAGGACTGGCTGTATATTTTAGACATCTTGTGAAAAACTTTGCAACTTTAACAGCACCGATATCTGCACTGTTACGTGAGGGAAAATCTTTTGAATGGAcatgtaaatgtgaaaatgtacgattgacttcttatccgattttcaacatttttgatctgGAATTGTCAACCGAACTACATACAGAAGCAAGTTCGTTAGGATTAGATGTCGCTGTTAGCTGTCGAATAGAAGAAAGTTGAAACAAAAGTATCACGGACCCTTTGAGATAACGCATTGTTTACCTAATGAGAGGTACGCACTCCGAAGGATTGGCAGCCGAGGTAGAACTACAATAGCGGCACATGAACAGTTACGAACCTGGCCAGatacagaaattctataaggtatgatggatatagatttatttaataagattgatgtgtgaatgtgtgtaaaggtccctgcttagtaggctgtttaaggtccctgtgtatcaggctatatgtgaaggtccctgcttagtaggctatgattaaggtccctgctcggcaggctatttttaaggtccctgcgtcgcaggctatgtttgaggtccctactttgcaggctatgtttaaggtccctactttgcaggctatgtttaaaggtccctgctcggcaggctatttttaaggtccctgctctgcaggcttagattgttgtgttctgggtctgtgagacaagcgggtaatagacctggtagtggttgaaccgcctctgagctcctggctagaatatggtatcttttgatagcacttgagagtcatgggtgtaacagacctgttgatggttgagccgcctctgagcttctagtggttgttaactgtgccaca includes these proteins:
- the LOC109605477 gene encoding armadillo repeat-containing protein 1-like; its protein translation is MNQTDVDIIDQLQLFRNFSMNLDVNKENWSQNKKIILYAAMMLEKKNVTIVKLCLDIIGNYIANEDYHLELISTFGVYEAVEVVSVRMRNKNDDIYKKAVEINDILRSAGSRPRNTKSKTNLMYLLFIKELNENNKKDLEETLIKIRGVVSFIIDMEMKRCAIRLCPKITIEDVIKEVDDECDLKCLIVTRNKENGSEDYLDVTEIKLNRSYLEYLEDEIISPKKKALKQFGARIVNGGNNMLKSVINFWNDSFYW